A region of Carassius auratus strain Wakin chromosome 41, ASM336829v1, whole genome shotgun sequence DNA encodes the following proteins:
- the LOC113059301 gene encoding G1/S-specific cyclin-E2-like isoform X2, with product MSRRSSRITLQERNENAPEQNKPQRKRKSECNRRIPSAAKKQHYEIQNRCFEGDVSPSVLIETPQKELHQETANLSGFKHFRFKNLFVKPSPLPCLSWASSDDVWIKMLNKELKYVHDKGFIQQHPNLQPKMRSILLDWLMEVSEVYTLHRETFYLAQDIFDRFMLTQKDIGKDHLQLIGITSLFIASKIEEIYPPKLQEFAYVTDGACDEEEILSQELVMLKALKWELCPETVMSWLKLYSQVDSLKDDANFLIPQFSQETYIQITQLLDLCILDINCLDYQYGVLAAAAFCHFTSFETVHKVSGLTWDSISSCVRWMNPFARAVREWPRPQLKDFKKVATDARHNIQTHVDYLAMLSEAHDRQQDSMDRMSPLAVAGILTPPKSTEKPANA from the exons ATGTCAAGACGCAG TAGTCGCATCACATtacaagaaagaaatgaaaatgcaCCTGAACAAAATAAACCGCAGAGGAAAAGAAAAAGCGAG TGCAACAGAAGAATCCCGTCAGCAGCTAAGAAACAACACTATGAAATTCAG AACCGGTGTTTTGAAGGTGATGTTAGTCCCAGTGTGTTAATCGAGACTCCTCAGAAGGAGCTTCATCAGGAGACCGCTAATCTTTCTGGTTTCAAGCACTTCAGATTCAAGAACCTCTTTGTGAAACCCTCTCCGCTGCCATGCCTCAG TTGGGCCAGTTCAGATGATGTGTGGATAAAGATGCTGAACAAGGAGCTGAAGTATGTACACGACAAGGGCTTCATCCAGCAACATCCAAATCTGCAGCCCAAGATGAGGTCCATTCTGCTGGACTGGCTCATGGAG GTCAGTGAAGTTTATACTCTGCACCGGGAGACATTTTATTTGGCTCAGGACATCTTCGATCGCTTCATGCTCACTCAAAAAGACATTGGCAAAGATCACCTGCAGCTCATCGGCATAACATCACTCTTCATAGCCTCAAAAATAGAG GAGATTTACCCGCCAAAGCTCCAGGAGTTTGCTTATGTGACGGACGGGGCCTGCGACGAGGAGGAGATTCTTTCTCAAGAGCTCGTGATGTTAAAGGCGTTGAAGTGGGAGCTCTGTCCTGAAACCGTCATGTCATGGTTGAAGCTCTACTCCCAAGTGGACTCTTTGAAGGATGATGCTAATTTCCTCATTCCCCAGTTCTCGCAGGAAACCTACATCCAGATCACACAG TTGTTGGATCTCTGCATTTTAGACATTAACTGTTTGGATTACCAGTATGGAGTCCTCGCTGCTGCTGCGTTTTGTCACTTTACTTCTTTTGAAACGGTCCATAAAGTATCAG GACTCACGTGGGACAGCATTTCAAGCTGTGTGCGGTGGATGAACCCGTTTGCACGGGCGGTACGTGAATGGCCCAGACCACAGCTGAAGGACTTCAAAAAGGTGGCGACAGACGCTCGACACAACATACAGACCCACGTGGACTACCTGGCCATGCTG agtgaaGCACATGATCGGCAGCAGGACAGCATGGACCGGATGTCTCCATTGGCTGTAGCCGGAATATTGACCCCTCCTAAAAGCACTGAGAAACCTGCAAATGCCTGA
- the LOC113059301 gene encoding G1/S-specific cyclin-E2-like isoform X1 has product MSRRSSRITLQERNENAPEQNKPQRKRKSEQCNRRIPSAAKKQHYEIQNRCFEGDVSPSVLIETPQKELHQETANLSGFKHFRFKNLFVKPSPLPCLSWASSDDVWIKMLNKELKYVHDKGFIQQHPNLQPKMRSILLDWLMEVSEVYTLHRETFYLAQDIFDRFMLTQKDIGKDHLQLIGITSLFIASKIEEIYPPKLQEFAYVTDGACDEEEILSQELVMLKALKWELCPETVMSWLKLYSQVDSLKDDANFLIPQFSQETYIQITQLLDLCILDINCLDYQYGVLAAAAFCHFTSFETVHKVSGLTWDSISSCVRWMNPFARAVREWPRPQLKDFKKVATDARHNIQTHVDYLAMLSEAHDRQQDSMDRMSPLAVAGILTPPKSTEKPANA; this is encoded by the exons ATGTCAAGACGCAG TAGTCGCATCACATtacaagaaagaaatgaaaatgcaCCTGAACAAAATAAACCGCAGAGGAAAAGAAAAAGCGAG CAGTGCAACAGAAGAATCCCGTCAGCAGCTAAGAAACAACACTATGAAATTCAG AACCGGTGTTTTGAAGGTGATGTTAGTCCCAGTGTGTTAATCGAGACTCCTCAGAAGGAGCTTCATCAGGAGACCGCTAATCTTTCTGGTTTCAAGCACTTCAGATTCAAGAACCTCTTTGTGAAACCCTCTCCGCTGCCATGCCTCAG TTGGGCCAGTTCAGATGATGTGTGGATAAAGATGCTGAACAAGGAGCTGAAGTATGTACACGACAAGGGCTTCATCCAGCAACATCCAAATCTGCAGCCCAAGATGAGGTCCATTCTGCTGGACTGGCTCATGGAG GTCAGTGAAGTTTATACTCTGCACCGGGAGACATTTTATTTGGCTCAGGACATCTTCGATCGCTTCATGCTCACTCAAAAAGACATTGGCAAAGATCACCTGCAGCTCATCGGCATAACATCACTCTTCATAGCCTCAAAAATAGAG GAGATTTACCCGCCAAAGCTCCAGGAGTTTGCTTATGTGACGGACGGGGCCTGCGACGAGGAGGAGATTCTTTCTCAAGAGCTCGTGATGTTAAAGGCGTTGAAGTGGGAGCTCTGTCCTGAAACCGTCATGTCATGGTTGAAGCTCTACTCCCAAGTGGACTCTTTGAAGGATGATGCTAATTTCCTCATTCCCCAGTTCTCGCAGGAAACCTACATCCAGATCACACAG TTGTTGGATCTCTGCATTTTAGACATTAACTGTTTGGATTACCAGTATGGAGTCCTCGCTGCTGCTGCGTTTTGTCACTTTACTTCTTTTGAAACGGTCCATAAAGTATCAG GACTCACGTGGGACAGCATTTCAAGCTGTGTGCGGTGGATGAACCCGTTTGCACGGGCGGTACGTGAATGGCCCAGACCACAGCTGAAGGACTTCAAAAAGGTGGCGACAGACGCTCGACACAACATACAGACCCACGTGGACTACCTGGCCATGCTG agtgaaGCACATGATCGGCAGCAGGACAGCATGGACCGGATGTCTCCATTGGCTGTAGCCGGAATATTGACCCCTCCTAAAAGCACTGAGAAACCTGCAAATGCCTGA
- the LOC113059302 gene encoding tumor protein p53-inducible nuclear protein 1-like: protein MFQRFTSVLFGDSGCPVDPDFNEKEEEDEWILVDYLAKACSGACGDDLVEVCSDDVAPLDSPVRCPSCSSLDSVADTDAEDGDFLRLEATCGLEESWFITPPPCFMAGGRAPVLLETSPLENLLIEHPSMSVYAVQSPRQRPAKDSTHEPSILRSDVQRRPSHPSGCYTAALVAAHAGFLEQTKNSRLAQRIRDKVERQQLSRNALRRLNLLRDGGARQAKATGGYIHQPGQRQYNY, encoded by the exons ATGTTCCAGAGGTTCACCAGCGTCTTGTTTGGAGACAGTGGATGTCCTGTGGATCCAGACTTCAatgagaaagaggaggaggatgagtggaTTCTGGTCGATTATCTAG CGAAGGCCTGTTCCGGTGCGTGTGGAGATGATCTGGTGGAGGTGTGCTCTGACGATGTCGCTCCCCTGGACTCCCCCGTGCGCTGCCCTTCCTGCTCCTCTCTGGATTCAGTGGCAGACACTGATGCAGAGGATGGCGACTTCTTACGTCTAGAGGCGACATGTGGGCTAGAAGAAAGCTGGTTCATCACTCCTCCGCCGTGTTTCATGGCTGGAGGCAGAGCTCCGGTCCTGCTGGAGACCAGTCCTCTGGAGAACCTACTGATTGAGCATCCCAGCATGTCCGTGTACGCCGTTCAAAGCCCTCGTCAACGACCTGCCAAGGACAGCACCCATGAGCCATCCATTTTAAG ATCTGATGTTCAGCGCCGGCCCAGTCACCCTTCTGGCTGCTACACAGCTGCTCTTGTTGCTGCTCACGCCGGGTTTCTGGAGCAGACCAAGAACAGCCGCTTGGCACAGCGCATCCGTGACAAGGTGGAGCGCCAGCAGCTGTCTCGCAATGCCCTCCGTCGCCTCAACCTGCTGCGCGACGGAGGAGCCAGACAGGCCAAAGCCACTGGAGGCTATATTCACCAGCCGGGACAGAGGCAGTACAACTACTGA
- the LOC113059303 gene encoding N-acetylglucosamine-1-phosphodiester alpha-N-acetylglucosaminidase-like, protein MLIFHRHSLDDDLLLPYTKSHGPSHSHRHVRDCQPIAHGNVTHETWAASKDSTSPVFKSNIFISDITDDSGVHRRVSGHITEVHDPLRTVSVLEPGGPGGCKRSHRELVEHTAKTRKCLIAQNGGYFDIDSGQCFGNVMSDGKLVRNSGGIQNAQFGIRKDGTLVFGYLSEDDVLDQVNPFVQLISGVVWLLRNGEIYINESMQAECDKTQMTGKFQEFVDVISARTAVGHDAEGKLVLFHVDGQTRVRGMNLWQVAKFLKEQNILNAINLDGGGSATYVLNGSLANYPSDHCDLPKWRCPRAVSTVLCVHERLCQPEDCNGHGRCVEGQCVCREGWSRPGCANLTCQAECGEHGICTENGCVCDSGWMGLNCSQVCAAGFYGDGCKQTCACTNGVSCDPVHGWCTCPAGLHGDFCEQECPLGFYGLNCKQSCQCHDMCQCNAVTGSCNTTYQEERNISLNRAGHCLAAQMLREWRQEEEAEYLSEQSWLVICAILATSLLASLAGNLIQTCRKCKARGQRADYSYLPLGEINGLVERSRGQGTNSGTALFQKEDSDSQDSS, encoded by the exons ATGTTAATTTTCCACAGACATTCTTTGGATGATGACCTCTTGTTACCCTACACCAAATCCCATGGCCCATCTCATTCTCACCGCCACGTGAGGGACTGTCAGCCCATCGCTCATGGCAATGTAACCCACGAAACCTGGGCAGCAAGCAAAGACTCGACTTCTCCAGTGTTCAAGTCAAATATATTCATCTCCGACATCACTGATGACTCTGGCGTTCACAGACGGGTGAGCGGCCACATCACAGAGGTGCACGACCCACTGAGAACTGTGTCTGTTCTGGAACCAGGAGGCCCTGGAGGGTGCAAGCGGAGTCACAGAGAGCTGGTGGAGCACACTGCCAAAACTAGAAAGTGCCTCATCGCCCAGAATGGAGGCTACTTTGACATTGACAGCGGGCAGTGTTTTGGGAATGTCATGAGTGATGGGAAACTGGTGAGGAACAGTGGAGGAATTCAAAATGCTCAGTTTGGCATTCGAAAGGATGGGACGCTCGTGTTTGG CTATCTGTCTGAAGATGACGTCCTGGATCAGGTAAACCCCTTCGTGCAGTTGATCAGTGGGGTGGTGTGGCTGCTGAGAAACGGTGAGATCTACATCAATGAGAGCATGCAGGCAGAATGTGACAAAACCCAGATGACCG gaaaattcCAGGAATTTGTGGACGTGATATCTGCCCGTACGGCGGTGGGTCACGATGCAGAGGGGAAACTCGTCCTCTTTCATGTCGACGGTCAGACGCGTGTAAGAGG AATGAATCTCTGGCAAGTGGCAAAGTTTCTGAAGGAACAAAATATCTTGAACGCTATCAATCTGGATGGAGGCGGCTCAGCCACTTATGTCCTCAACGGATCCCTGGCCAATTACCCTTCAGACCACTG CGACCTTCCAAAGTGGCGCTGTCCACGGGCCGTGTCCACTGTACTGTGTGTTCACGAGAGGCTGTGCCAGCCAGAGGACTGCAATGGACATGGGCGCTGCGTGGAGGGCCAGTGTGTGTGCCGGGAGGGCTGGAGCCGCCCAGGATGTGCCAATCTCACATGCCAGGCTGAATGTGGAGAGCATGGGATCTGCACTGAGA atggatgtgtgtgtgattctgGATGGATGGGTTTAAACTGTAGCCAAG TATGTGCAGCAGGATTCTATGGCGATGGCTGTAAGCAAACATGTGCATGCACAAACGGAGTCTCATGTGATCCTGTTCACGGATGGTGCACCTGTCCTGCTGGTCTCCATGGAGATTTCTGCGAGCAAG AGTGCCCTCTTGGATTCTATGGGCTGAACTGCAAGCAGTCATGCCAATGCCACGACATGTGCCAATGCAACGCTGTCACAGGAAGCTGCAACACCACATACCAAGAAGAGAGAAACATCAGCCTGAACAGAG CCGGTCACTGCCTGGCTGCCCAGATGTTGAGGGAATGGAGACAAGAGGAGGAAGCTGAGTATTTATCTGA ACAAAGCTGGCTGGTTATCTGCGCTATCCTGGCAACGTCGCTGCTGGCCAGCCTCGCCGGTAACCTTATCCAGACGTGCAGAAAATGCAAAGCGCGCGGGCAGAGGGCGGACTACTCCTACTTGCCGCTGGGAGAGATCAACGGGTTGGTGGAGAGAAGCAGAGGACAGGGGACAAATTCTGGGACCGCTCTTTTTCAGAAAGAAGACTCGGACTCCCAAGACTCCTCATAA